ATCAGCCGCGCCCCCTCGCGGACGAGACGGACGCGCCCTCCGCGCCGGCGTCGCCCGCGCCGACGGACCCCGCGCCGCCGCCGTCCTCGCCCGGCGCGCCGCCGTCAGCGCCGCCCTCCAGCTCGGCGACCACGGCGGCGACGACCTCGCGGTAGACCCGCGCGCGGTGGGCGTAGTCGCGGAACTGGTCGAACGAGGCGGCCAGCGGGGCGAGCAGCACGGTGCCGCCGCCGTGGCGCTCGCGCAGGTGGTCGACCGCCAGGCGCACCGCGCTCTCCAGCGCCTCGCGGCCGTCCTCCTGGCGGCACTCGCGCACCTCGGTCACGGGCGCGAACTCGCGCGCCAGGTCGGGGCCGGAGGCGCCGTAGGCGACGAGCAGGTCGACGCGCTCGGCCACGAGAGGGACGAGCGAGGAGTTGTCGGCGCCCTTGGCCTGGCCCCCGGCGAGCCAGACGAGCGGCCGCCGCGAGGCTCGCAGCGCCGCCGTCACCGCGAGCGGCCTGGTGGCTATCGAGTCCTCGACGAACGTCACGCCGCCGGCCGTGGCCACCTCGGCGTAGCGGCCAGGCAGGCCGGCGAAGGTCGGCAGCCCGGCGGCGACCTGCTCGCGCTCGAGGCCAAGGGCGGCGGCGGCGAGCGCCACGGCCAGCGCGTTGCCCACCTGGTGCTCGCCCTTCACGGCCAGCTCGCCCGCGGGCAGCAGCGGTGCGCCGAACAGGCGCAGGGTGCCGTCGCGGCCCAGGTGGGCGTCGGCCTCGCGGTGGAGCGAGTAGGCGAGGGTCCGCGCGGGGGTGTCCTCCGCCCAGCCGCGCAGCAGCGGGTCGTCGGCGTTGTAGACGAAGGTCTCTCGCGGCGTGAGGTTGTCTATCAGCGCGCGCTTGGCGCGGTGGTACGCCGCCACGCTGCCGTGCCTGTCGAGGTGGTCCTCGCCGAGGTTCAGCGCCACGGCCACGTCGGGCCTGAAGGTGGGGCAGCGCTCGAGCTGGAACGAGGAGAGCTCGACGACGTGCGTGGCGCCGGGCCGCGCGACGGCCGCGAGGGCGGGGTCGTTGTTGCCGCCGGCGACGGCGTCCACGCCGGACGCCCGCAGCACCGCGGTCAGCCACAGCGTCGTCGAGCCCTTGCCGGCCGTGCCCGTGACGCCCGCGTAGCGCCCCGGCACGAGGAGGTAGGTCCACTCGACCTCGCCGATCACGGACACGCCGCGGGACCTGAGGGACGCCAGGTCGGGGTGGTCGATCCTCACGCCGGGGGCGGCGACGCAGGTGGGGAAGGCCGCGGGGTCCACCGCGGACACGTCCTCGACCCTCGTCGCGCCGAGCGACAGCGCCTCCTCGACGTCCTCCCCGTCGCGCCTGGCCTCGCAGAACGCCACGCGCGCGCCGATGCTCGCGGCCCGCCTGAGCACGGCCGTGCCGCTGCGCCCGAGGCCGTAGACCAGGAGGCCCGCCTCGGCCGGCGCCGGACCGCCCACGGCCATGGGGCCGCCGCCGGACGTCACCACGGCGCCCTCCCCGTCACGGCCAGGCCGGCCGCGACGCACAGCGCGGTGACGATCCAGAAGCGCATCGCGACCTGCTGCTCGGAGAGGCCCGCCAGCTCGAAGTGGTGGTGGAACGGGCTCATCCTGAAGAGCCGGCGCCCGCCCGTCGCCCTGAAGTACGCGACCTGGAGGACCACTGACACGACCTCGAGCACGGGTATCAGCGCGACGAGCGGGAGCGCCAGGACGGTCCCGCTGGTGATCGCCAGCCCGGCGACGGCCGCGCCCAGCGCCTCGGCGCCCACGCCGCCCATGAACACGCGGGCGGGGTGTGAGTTGTACCAGAGGAACGCCAGCAGCGACCCCAGCAGCGCGGCGGCGAGCGGCGAGCCCACGAAGAAGAGGAGCACGATCGCCGTGACGCCGGCGGCGAGGCCGTCGAGCCCGTCGGTGAAGTTGAAGGCGTTGATGCTGCCGGCCACGGCCAGCGTGTAGAGCGCGATGTCGGCCCACTCGGCCGCGAGCGTGCGGTGGCCGGCGTTCACGGACCAGACGGCGAAGCCGGCGCCGATCACGAGGTGGCCGAGGATGCGGTAGCGCGCCAGCAGGCCGGTGGCGGCGTCGACGTCCTCGCCCTCCAGGCGCCGGCGCTTGCGCGCCAGCGAGACGACGTCGTCGTAGAGGCCGAGCAGGGCCGCGGACGCCGTGGTGGCGAGCAGGGCCAGGGTCGTCTGGTCGCGCGGGCCCAGCAGGAGCACCGCGGCGGCGGCGGCGAGCAGGAAGGCGGCGCCGCCCATCGTCGGCGTGCCGGCCTTGCCGAGGTGGCTCCTGGGGCCGGACTCGCGCACGACCTTGCCCCAGCCGCGGGCGCGGGCCAGCTGCACGAAGGACCCGGTGGCGACGAGGCCCAGCGCGGCGGCGAGGAGCAGCGTCATCGCCGGCCCCCGTCGCGCGCGGCCGCGCCGCCGCTGGCCTCGCCGGCCTCGTCCCCCGCGCCCGCCTCCGGGCCGAAGCGCTCGGTCAGCGCCGCGACGAGGTTCTCGAGCTCCAGCGACCTCGACCCCTTGACCAGCACGGTCGCGCCGGGGGGCACGAGGTCGAGCAGCCCCGCGGCCTCGCGCCAGGTGGGGACGTGCCGCGCGCGCGGGTTCGCCTCGGCGAGCGCGGCGGCCTCCTCGCCGATCGCGACGACGAGGTCGAGGTCCCGGGTGGCGGCGCCCAGCTCGAGGTGGCGCGGCCGGCTGACCTCGCCCAGCTCGCGCATGTCGCCGAGGAAGGCCGCGCGCGGCGGCGGCGAGGAGGCGAGGACCTCGAGCGCGAGGGCGGCGGAGAGCGGGTTCGAGTTGTAGCTGTCGTCGATCACGGTGACCTCGCGCAGGCGCAGCCGGCGCAGGCGCCCCTTCTCGAGCCGCGCCGCGGCCATGGCGGGGAACGCCGCCGCCGGAGGCACGCCGAGGAGCCGGGCGGTCGTGAGCGCCAGGAGGGCGTTCTCCGCCATCGCTCGCCCCGGCCAGGGCAGGTCGAAGGCGAGCCCGAACGCCCGCAGGGTGAGGCCCTGGAGCCTGCCGGCGACCTCGCCGAGCGGAGGGCACGCCCGCGGCCCCGGCTCGCCGTCGCCGTCCGCGGGCGGCAGGAGCCGCGTCACGTGCGTGCGGCGGAGCACGTCGGGCGGCAGGTGCCGGGACGCCGCCTCGCCGGCCACCCGCGCGCCCGGCGCGGCGGCCAGCAGAGCGGCCTTCTCGCGCGCCACGGACGCGACGTCGCCGAGGCGGCTCAGGTGCGACTCGCCCACCGTCGTCAGCACGGCGTGGTCGGGCCGCGTGATGGCCACCAGCTCGTCCATCTCGCCCGGGTGGTCGACGCCGAGCTCGAGCACCAGCGGCGAGCCGGGCGCGCCGGCGCCGGCCAGGTCCCCGCCCGGCACGTCGAGGCCGGCCTCGGTGCGGGCCGCCTCGACGAGCGCCGCGGCCAGCGCGGGCACGGTGTTGAGGTTCCCCGGCGTCGAGCGACCGCCGAGGGCGGCGGTGAGGAGCGTCTTCACGGTCGTCTTGCCGGCCGACCCGGTGACCCCGACGACGGGCGACGCGAGCAGCCCGCGGGCGGCGGAGGCCAGCGCGGCGAGCGCGGCCCAGGTGTCCTCGACGAGCACGGCGCGGGGGTGGGGGACGTCGGAGACGACGAAGGCGGCGCCGTCCGCGAGCGCCTCGTCGGCGTGCTCGATCCCGTGGCCGGAGCTGCCGCCGCGCGCGAAGAAGACGTCGCCGGGGCGCACCCGGCGCGAGTCGTAGGCGACGCCGGTGCCGGCGGGGAGCGGCCCGGCCGGCAGGCGCCCACCCAGCAGGTCGGCCAGCGCCTCGGGGCGCAGCAGGTCCTCCGCTCCCGCGGCTCCTACCCGCCTCCCGCTGACGCGACCGTCACCCACGCCCACCATCCTATCCACACGTTACACAACGTGTGCATCATGTGCATGGACCGCATGGCCGGCGGCGGCCACCGCCCCCAGGGTCGCCGGGTCGGGGGCGCTCACGGACGCGCGGCCAGCGCCTCGGGGCGGGGCGCGGCGCCCCACGACGCGACGACGTCGGTGACGATGTCCTTGAACAGTCCCCCCGTCGCCACGGTGCTCGTGGCGCCCTCCTGCGGCTTGTGCAGCGTGACGACGACGACGACGCGCGGGCGCTCGGCCGGCACCATGCCGGCGACGGAGAGGGAGTACTCGCCGGGCACGTAGCGGCCGAGCTCGGGGTCGAAGACGTCGGCGGTGCCGGTCTTCGCGGCCATGCTCACGCCGTTCACCTTGGCGTTCCTCAGCCCGCTCGCCTCCGTGACGTGGCTCAGGAGCGCCCGCATCGTGGCGGCGACCTCGGGGGAGAGGACGCGGTGCGGCGGCGGCGTCTCCGCGCCCTCGATCAGCACGGGGGGCACGTAGAGCCCGTCGTTCGCGAACACGGAGTAGGCCACGGCGAGCTGCAGCGCCGTCGTCGAGTGGTTCTGGCCGATCGTGTTCGACGCGTGGTCCTGCGGCACCCACTGGTACCAGGGGTTGAGCTGGCCCGAGCTCGTGTAGGTGCCGCTGACGGGCAGGTCCTGGCCGATGCCGAAGCGCATCAGCCAGTCGTGGAGCTCGGCGTCGGTGAAGCGCTGGCCGAGGTGGATGGCGCCCGAGTTGCTCGAGTAGGCGAGCACGTCGGCGACGGTGAGCTGGGGGTCGTGGTAGACGACGTCCCTGAACGTCTGCTCCCCGACCCGCAGCGTCATCGGCGCCTCGACCACCTCGTCGGGACGCAGGCGGCCGGACTCGAGCAGGCCGGCGACGACCAGGGGCTTGATCACGGAGCCGGGCTCGTAGGTCTCCTGGAACGGCCTGTTGCGCATCTGGTCGCGGCCCGCCGCGGACCAGTCGTTGGCGTCGAACGCCGGGTAGCTGGCGGCCGCGAGTATCCTCCCCGTACCGGCCTCCAGAACGACCGCGGAGCCGCTCTCGGCCCCGTAGGCCTCGGCCGCCTCGGCGAGGTGGCGCTCGGCCGCCGCCTGGTACGTGGCGTCGATCGTCAGCCGGACGTCCTCGCCGGCGGCGAGGACATCGTCGAGGGTGTACTCGAGTCCCTCGAGCCCGTACCTGCCGTCGGGCTGCACGGCGCCGGTGAAGCCGACGAGCGGTCCGGCGACCCCGAGCGGGTAGCTGCGGGCCTCCACGGGACCCGTGGCCAGGACCTCGCCGGAGGACGCGACGATGTCGCCCCGCACCGCGGGCTCCGTCGGCGGGGCCGGGAACGAGGCGGGCCCGAGCTGGTGGACGGCGAAGCCGAGGAGGGCCGCGAGCAGCGGCACCGCCAGGCCGACGCGCACGAGCCAGACGCGCCGCAGCGCGAGCTCGCTGGGCTCGCGCAGCGCCACGCGCAGCGCCGACGAGCGCCGAGGGGCCGCCTGGGCGCGCGGGAAGACGGTGGAGGTGCTCAGCGCCATACGGTCCTCAGTTCCAGTGACCCCGCGGGCGGTGCGTCCTCGGGGGCGGGCTCGGGGGCGACCACGGCGGCGACGCGGCCCTCGGGGAGCGGCACCATGCCGGCCGTGGCGGACCACCTGGCCACGGCCAGGGGGCCCTCGACGGCGGCGGCCCTGACCTCGGCGCGCGCGACGCTCTGGAGCAGCGCCTCCTTCCGCGCGACGAGCGCGGCCCTCCTCTCGACCAGCTCCTGGTTGTTCGCGCCCAGCGCGGCGAGCATGAGCAGGAGCACGAGGTAGAGCGGCAGGGCGAGGCGGAACGCGCCGCCGGCGACGCGCCCCTCGGCGGCGGGGGCGGCGGGGCGCTCGTCCCGGGGACGCTCCTTCACGGCGTAGTCGGTCACGGCTCCACCTTCCTGCCGGCGCGGAGCTTCGCGGACCTGGCCCTGGGGTTGCGCGCGACCTCCTCCTCGGAGGCGGTGACGGGCTTCTTGGTCAGGACCTCGAAGCGCGGGCTGTCGAGGAGGAAGCGCTTGACGATGCGGTCCTCGAGGGAGTGGTAGGAGAGCACGACGAGCCGCCCCCCGGGGACGAGCAGGCGCGAGGCCCCCTCTAGGCCCTCGCGCAGCGCGCCGAGCTCGTCGTTGACGTGGATCCGCAGCGCCTGGAACGTGCGCCGCGCCGGGTGCTCGCGGCGCGGGCCCGGGGGGTAGGCGCCGGCGACGACGTCGGCGAGCTGCTTCGTCGTGAGGATGGGTGCGGAGGCGCGCGCCTCGGCGATGCGCCTAGCGATGCGGCGGCTGTGGCGCTCCTCGCCGTACCTGAAGATGAGCGCGGCGAGCTCCTCGACCGGGTAGGTGTTGACGACGTCGGCCGCGCTCTCGCCCTCGCCCTGCATGCGCATGTCGAGGGGCCCGTCGTGGCGGAAGGCGAAGCCGCGCCCCTCCTCGTCGAGCTGCATCGAGGAGACGCCGAGGTCCATGAGGACGCCGTCGGCGGCGCGCACGCCCTGCTCGTACGCGAGGCGCTCGACCTCCCTGAAGTTGCCGGCGGCGAAGCGCAGGTCGCCCGCGGCGAGCGCGCGCTGCCAGTAGGGGTCGCGCCGCAGGTCCTCGGCGACGCGCGGGTCCTGGTCGATCGCCAGCACCCTGCCGCCCAGCTCGATGACCCTCCTGGCGTGGCCGCCCGCGCCGAAGGTGCAGTCGACGTACCAGCCGCCCGGCGTCACCGCCAGGTGGTCCATGACCTCCTGCGGCATGACGCTGACGTGGCGCTCCGTCACCGCGTTCACCCGATCAGCTCTCTCAGCAGCTCGGGCGCCGGTGGCGCCTCCTGGACGGCCTCGAGGTTCGCGAGCCAGCGCTGTTCGTTCCATATCTCCAGCCTGTTGGGGGCGCCGACGAACATGACGTTCCCCTCCAGCGCGGCGAACTTGCGGAGGGGGGCCGGGAGGCTTATGCGCCCTGCCGAGTCGAGCTTCGTCTTCGCCGCGCCCGAGTAGAAGAAGCGGACGAAGTTGCGGGAGCTCGGGTCGGTGAGCGGCAGGTCGGTGAGGTGGGCCTCGATGTGCTGCCAGGCGCCGAGGGGGAAGACGAAGAGGCAGCCGTCCATGCCCCTGGTGACCACCATGCCGCCGTCGACGAACTCGCGGAAGGCGGGCGGCACGATCACCCTTCCCTTGTCGTCGACGCTGTACTGGTACTCGCCGAACGGCATCTGGCTCCTTGGCGGCGTGGCGGCGAGGCCGCTACTCGTTACGTCGCTCTGTGGGCGTGGTCCTCACGGACAGGCCCGACTCTACCACAGTCTCCCACAATCCCCCACACTGCTACCCCGGAGCGGCCCCCGCTGTGGCATCTCTCCCACCCGCGCCGACGGCGCGGGCGTGCCCGTGCTGCACGCGAACCGCGGAATGTGACGGGGAGAACGTTCCGGCCGGGACGGGGTCTCGAGCCGCCGCCGGACTGTCTCATCTGCAGATGAGAAAGGCGACCTTCCGGTGAGAAGGTCGCCTCCTGCGGAACGCGGGTGGGCTTGTAAGCCGGGTTCTGTGACCCCGTGCGGGGCCTCTGGTCATCTATCTGGGACGCGCGTCGCCGCGCGCCTCTAGCGGTCGCCTGGAGATGCTGGCGAGCCGGGCAGGCTCTCTCTCCCTATCGGACCTTGCTCCGGGTGGGGTTTACCTAGCTGCCCCTGTTGCCAGGGACACTGGTGCGCTCTTACCGCACCCTTTCACCCTTACGCCGGGGGCCCTGAGGCCGGCCGGCGCGGTCTGCTCTCTGTTGCACTTGCCGTCGCCTTACGCGCCCAGCCGTTAGCTGGCACCCTCGCCCTGTGGAGCCCGGACTTTCCTCGGCCCTTCCGGGCCGCGACCAGACCGCCCACACCGCGACCAAGGATGATACCACGCGGGGAGGCGCCAAGGGTAGGCCGGCCCCCGGAAGGAGCCGGCCGCCGGCGGTGCTAGGCCCCGCGCGTCAGAGCTGGCGGTAGTCGGTGACGACGATCTCGCCGTCGATGATCCGCTGCTTGATGTCGTTGACCTCGTCGACTACGTCCTGCGGGATCAGCGCCTGGTTGTACTCGTCGAGCGCGTAGTCGACGCCCTCCTCGGCCAGGCCGAGGTTCAGGACCCCGCCCTCGAACTCGCCGTTCACGACGTCCATGATCGCGTCGTAGGCGGCCACGTCGACGCGCTTGAGCATGCTCGTCAGGCCGTGGTTGAGGGTCGCGGGGTCGCGGTCGGTGTCGCCGAGCGGGTTCTGGTTGCTGTCGACGCCGATGAAGAAGACGGGCGTCGTGCCCTCGCCGCAGCTCGCCTCGTCGGCGGGCCGCGGGACGTTCGCGAGCTGGGCGACGAGCGGGGAGTCGCGCAGCGGGACGGTGGGCTCGAAGCACTTGGTCTGGTTGGCGAAGTCGATGACGCCGTTGCCGGAGGCGCCGGCGGCGGCGAAGATGATGTCGGCGCCCTGGGCGTTCTGCGTCGACGCCAGCTCGCGGGCGCGCGCCGGGTCGTTCCAGGCGTCGGGCGTCACGCCGACGTAGTTGCTGATCACCGTGCAGTCGGGGCAGGCGGCCTTCACGCCCTCCTGGTAGCCGAGGTCGAAGGCGTGGATCAGGGGGATGTCCATGCCGCCGACGAACCCGAGCACGCCCGTGCGGGTGAGCTTGCCGGCGATGTAGCCCACGAGGAAGCTGCCCTCGTGCTCCTTGAAGAGCACGCTGCGCACGTTCGGGTTCTCCGCCACGGCGTCGATGAGCACGAACGCGGTGTCGGTGAACTCGGTCGACACGGTCTGGATCGCGTCGGCCTGCAGGAAGCCGGGGGCGATCACGATGTCGGCGCCGGCGCCGGCGATGCGGCGCTGGCCCTCGGCGGCGGTGTCCGGCGTGCCCTCGAACTCGACGATCTCGACCTCGTAGCCCTCCGCCTGGAGGTCCTGCTGGGCGCGCTGGACGCCGCGCCACGTGCCCTCGTTGAACGAGCCGTCGAACTTGCCGCCGGCGTCGTACACGATGCCGAGCACGTAGTCCTGGGCGTACGCCCCCGTCAGGACGAGGGCGGCGAGCAGGATGAGCAGTTTGCGCATGTGTCTTCCTCTCGACAACCAGTGAGGTTCTTCACCTACGCGGTGACGCTCGGACTATAGCAAGCGTCAGGCGCGCCAACGCGGCCCCTGACCGGCGGGGGGTTAACCGCCGCTTCAGCGTCCGGGGGCTCAGAACAGGATGCGGGTCCAGTCGAGCTCGTCGAGGGCCTGGAACACGTCGACGTGCTCGAGGAGGATGCCCGCCGACTGGTCGCGGAACATCGCGCACTCCACGTGCTTGCCCATGCGCTTGATCGCCTCGACGAGCTCGACGTAGTCGCCGTCGCCCGACACTAGCAGGGCCGTGTCGTAGGCGTCCTGGTAGGCCAGCGACAGCGCCTCGACGGCGATCGCGACGTCGATGCCCTTCTCGACGAGCGTGCCGTCGTTGCGGCGGTGCAGCGTGCCGAGCCGCACCGTCACGTAGGGGATGCGGCGCAGCGACTCGAAGAAGCGCTGCTGGCCCTCGCGCAGCTCCTCGTCGTAGTCGTCGGTGAGGATGGAGTTGTAGTAGTACGTGCGGAACACCGGCCTGTCGCGCAGCAGCTGCTGGATCAGCTCGGCGAAGTTCACGCGCGTGCTGCGCAGGTTCTCGCGCATGCCGTTGTAGAGGTTGCTGCCGTCGATGAAGATGGCGACCCGCTCGCCCTGGGCGAGGCTGCGGGCGTGAGCGAAGCGCCGCGCCGCCGCCGGGTCGCGCGGCTCTGGTCGGCGGGGGCGGGGCGGGCGTCCGTTCGAGTCGTTCTGGTCCATGACCGCTGGCAAGTGTAACCTTGGCGGGTGAAGGCACCGAGCCGGCTCGAGTCGTTCGAGCTCGACCACACGAGGGTCAGGGCACCGTACGTGCGGCTCGCCGCCCGCTACGTCGGCGACCGCGGCGACGTCGTGACCAAGTACGACCTGCGCCTCGTCCAGCCGAACCGCGCCGAGCTGCCCACCGCGGCCCTGCACACGATGGAGCACCTGCTGGCCGGCTACCTGCGCCAGGAGCTCGAGCCGCGCGCGGGGGTGACGGTCGTCGACCTCTCGCCGATGGGTTGCCGCACCGGCTTCTACCTCACGCTCCTCGGCGAGCCGCGCCACGAGGACGTGCGCCAGGCCACCGAGGCGGCGCTCCGGCGGGTGGCGGCGCACGAGGGCGAGGTGCCCGGCTGCAGCGAGCTCTCCTGCGGCAACTGGCGCGACCACTCCCTGCCGGGGGCGCGCGCCTGGGCGTCCGAGGTCCTGCGGCCCGGCTTCATCGTGCAGGAGACCGTTCCCATCTCGCGCTAACGGCCCGCGGGTACAGCGACCAGCACGGGCAGAACTCTCTCATGAGAACGCGTGCCAAGATGCCGCCATGGAGAGGAAACCGCTTATCCTCATCGTCGAGGACGAGAAGGAGATCGCCAAGTTCATCGACCTCGAGCTCCAGGCCGAGAACTACGAGACCGTCGTCAGCTACGACGGCGTCACCGGCCTGTCGAAGTTCCGCGAGCTGAACCCCGACCTCGTCGTGCTCGACCTCATGCTGCCCGTGCTGGACGGCCTGGAGGTCGCCAGGCGCATCAGGAAGACTAGCAACACCCCGATCATCATCCTCACGGCCAAGGACTCGGTCGACGACAAGGTCACCGGCCTCGACTCCGGCGCCGACGACTACCTCGTCAAGCCGTTCTCCATCGAGGAGCTGCTGGCCCGCGTGCGCGCCCACCTCAGGCGCGTGAACCCGGCCGTCACCGGCGAGGTGCGGGTCGCCGACCTCGTCATCAACCTCGAGGGGCGCGAGGTGTTCCGGGACGGACGGCGCATCGAGCTGTCGGCGAAGGAGTTCGAGCTGCTCGAGCTCTTCGCGCGCAACCCCGGCAAGGTCTTCAACCGCTTCGAGATCGAGGAGAAGGTGTGGCCCGAGTACACCGGCGGCAGCAACGTCGTCGACGTCTACGTGGGCTACCTGAGGCGCAAGCTGGAGGGGGAGGGGGAGCGGCGCCTGATACACACCGTCCGCGGCGTGGGGTACGTGCTGCGCGAGGAGTGAGCGTCAGCGCGCCCACCGTGGAGCCTGCGCGCCGGCGCTACCATCGCGGGACCGTGGAGGGTGAGGCCTAGGTGGGTCTGCGGCTCCAGCTGACGCTCGTCTTCGGGGTCCTCATCGCGATGATCCTGGGCGGCGTCGCCGTGTCGGTGTACCTGCTCACGGAGCGCTCGCTGGCCGCCGGCCTCGACGAGCGCGCTGCCTCGGCGCTGGCCGAGCTCGTGAACGGGCGCAACGACGTGGAGGCCGCCGTCCAGCGCCTGCCCAGCGACGCCAGCAGCCTGGTGCTGCTGGTGGGGCAGGAGGGGACGCGGCCCCGCTCGATCGACAGCATCAAGAGCGGCGTGTGGCACGAGGCGAGGGACCTCTACATCCTCAACCGGCTGCCCGACTCGGCCCTGCAGCGGCTGATCGACGAGGGCCGGATCGCCGTCACGGTCGGCTCCGGTGACACCAGGCTGCGCATCCACGGTCAGCTCGGCACCGTGCCGCTGCCCTTCTCGCGCCCGTTCAGCGCGGCGTTCTTCGTGGCCGTGCCGGCCGGGCTGATGGCCTCGACCCTCGACCAGCTGGCCCGCGACCTCGTGATGACCGTGGTCCTGGCGTTCATCGCCTTCGGGCTGGGCATCTGGGTGCTGTCGCAGCGCGTGCTGGGGCCGCTGAAGCGGGTGACGGACGCCGCGGCCCACGTCTCCGGCTCCGACCTGTCGCTGCGCGTGCCCGTGCCGGACACGAAGGACGAGATCCACGACCTGGCGATGGCGATCAACAACATGCTGGGCCGGCTCCAGGAGTCGTTCGAGACGCAGAGGCGCTTCACGGCCGACGCCAGCCACGAGCTCCGCACGCCGGTGACGGCGATCGCGGGCCACGCCAGCTACCTGGTGAGGCGCACGAACCCCACGCCGGCGCAGCAGGAGTCGCTGATGGTGATCCAGCGCGAGGCCGAGCGCATGGGCAAGCTCGTCAACGACCTCCTCGAGCTCGCCCGCGCCGACGCCGGCTTCACGGTCACGCGGGCGCCGATGAACCTCGTCGAGGTGGCGGAGGCGGTGAGCGAGGAGATCGCGCGCGTCTCTCCGGGCGCCGAGGTCAGCGTCAGCTCCCGCCGCCCGCTGGTGGAGGTGCTGGGCGACGCCGAGCGTCTCAAGCAGGTCGTGCTGAACCTCGTCACGAACGCGATCAACGCCGGCGCCAGCCGCGTGACCGTGAGCGTGGCGCAGGAGGGCAAGCAGGTCCGCCTCGAGGTCCTCGACGACGGCGCCGGGATACCGCCGGAGGCGCTGCCGCACATCTTCGAGCGCTTCTACCGCGTCGACGGCGCGCGCAGCACGCGCGGCAACGGCAGCGGCCTGGGCCTGGCCATCGTCAAGTGGATCGTGCAGCAGCACGAGGGGACCGTCAGCGTCGAGTCGCGCCTCGGCGAGGGCACGGTGTTCACGATCATGCTGCCGGCCCTCGACCCGAAGAAGACGGGCGAGACGCCGGCCCTGGCGCGCGCCGGCGGCGGCGAGCGGCGCGCCGTCGGCCGCTCGTAGGGCGGGCCCGGTAGGTTCGTCACGCCGGGGTGCGCCGCGCGCGGGGGCTCGTGCGGTCCGTCGTCGGGGCCCGCTAGGCCAGCTCCACGCCAGAGCCCGCCACGACCTCGCCGACCGGCAGCGCTCCCGGCGCCAGCGCCAGCGCCTCGCTGAGGTCGGCGGCGCCGACGACGACGACGAACCCCAGGCCCATGTTGAAGACGTCCCACATCTCGGCCTCGCTCACGCCCCCGGCCGCGGCGATGAGGCCGAACACCTCCGGCACGTCCCAAGCGCCGCGGCGGAGCCTGACGCCGACGCCCGCCGGCAGGCTGCGGGGCAGGTTGCCGGGCAGGCCGCCGCCGGTGACGTGGGCCATCGCCCGCGCCAGGCCGCGCTCCAGGAGCGCGCGCACGGGCGACAGGAAGCTCCTGTGCTCGGCGAGCAGC
Above is a genomic segment from Trueperaceae bacterium containing:
- a CDS encoding S-ribosylhomocysteine lyase, which produces MKAPSRLESFELDHTRVRAPYVRLAARYVGDRGDVVTKYDLRLVQPNRAELPTAALHTMEHLLAGYLRQELEPRAGVTVVDLSPMGCRTGFYLTLLGEPRHEDVRQATEAALRRVAAHEGEVPGCSELSCGNWRDHSLPGARAWASEVLRPGFIVQETVPISR
- a CDS encoding response regulator transcription factor — translated: MERKPLILIVEDEKEIAKFIDLELQAENYETVVSYDGVTGLSKFRELNPDLVVLDLMLPVLDGLEVARRIRKTSNTPIIILTAKDSVDDKVTGLDSGADDYLVKPFSIEELLARVRAHLRRVNPAVTGEVRVADLVINLEGREVFRDGRRIELSAKEFELLELFARNPGKVFNRFEIEEKVWPEYTGGSNVVDVYVGYLRRKLEGEGERRLIHTVRGVGYVLREE
- a CDS encoding ATP-binding protein, producing MGLRLQLTLVFGVLIAMILGGVAVSVYLLTERSLAAGLDERAASALAELVNGRNDVEAAVQRLPSDASSLVLLVGQEGTRPRSIDSIKSGVWHEARDLYILNRLPDSALQRLIDEGRIAVTVGSGDTRLRIHGQLGTVPLPFSRPFSAAFFVAVPAGLMASTLDQLARDLVMTVVLAFIAFGLGIWVLSQRVLGPLKRVTDAAAHVSGSDLSLRVPVPDTKDEIHDLAMAINNMLGRLQESFETQRRFTADASHELRTPVTAIAGHASYLVRRTNPTPAQQESLMVIQREAERMGKLVNDLLELARADAGFTVTRAPMNLVEVAEAVSEEIARVSPGAEVSVSSRRPLVEVLGDAERLKQVVLNLVTNAINAGASRVTVSVAQEGKQVRLEVLDDGAGIPPEALPHIFERFYRVDGARSTRGNGSGLGLAIVKWIVQQHEGTVSVESRLGEGTVFTIMLPALDPKKTGETPALARAGGGERRAVGRS